The Paramisgurnus dabryanus chromosome 3, PD_genome_1.1, whole genome shotgun sequence genome includes a window with the following:
- the LOC135768466 gene encoding uncharacterized protein, translated as MEVKEESQAEVDEKHQIVKINHNVSQKETLKTEDIKCENSFSEDERPADHKRTHSEEKPFKCQQCGKSFTFKSSLSRHKKAHMVGKQHACQHCDKSFPYKSQLKRHMITHSEKKPHACLQCEKSFRDKSRLEAHMRNHTGEKPYICTQCEKRFSTWSNLKSHMITHSEKKPQACLQCGKSFRDKRGLEIHKRIHTGEKPYICLQCEKSFGTKYKLRAHMRIHTGEKPFTCHLCGKSFRDKSYLKDHLRIHNGEKPHACHECEKSFKTAGDLKKHLRIHTGEKPYTCQLCGKSFRTKPNIKAHMRIHTGEKPFTCHHCEKSFKTAGDLKKHSRIHTGEKPYTCQQCGKSFSVEGNLKIHERIHTGEKPYRCHECEKCFRSKGNLTTHMNIHKGEKPHVCFQCGKCFSVECHLKRHMITHSEKKPHACLQCEKSFIDKRGLEIHMITHSEKKPHACLQCEKKFSTRRNLKSHMITHSETKPHACLQCEKSFRDKHGLETHMRKHTGEKPYICSQCEKRFGTWSNLKSHMITHSEKKPHACPQCEKSFRDKHGLETHMRIHTGEKPYICLQCEKSFRHKCGLKTHMRIHTG; from the coding sequence ATGGAAGTGAAAGAGGAGAGTCAAGCTGAAGTGGATGAGAAACAtcagattgtaaaaataaaccataatGTTTCACAGAAAGAAACTCTGAAGACAGAAGACATAAAGTGTGAAAATAGTTTCAGTGAAGATGAACGCCCTGCAGATCACAAGAGGACTCACAGTGAGGAGAAACCTTTCAaatgtcaacagtgtggaaagagtttcacctTTAAATCGAGCCTTAGCCGGCACAAGAAAGCTCACATGGTGGGAAAGCAACACGCGTGCCAGCATTGTGACAAGAGTTTCCCATATAAAAGTCAACTTAAGAGACACATGATAACTCACAGTGAAAAGAAACCTCACGCATGTcttcagtgtgaaaagagtttcagaGATAAAAGTAGACTTGAGGCTCACATGAGAaatcacactggagagaaaccttacatatGCACTCAGTGTGAAAAGAGATTCAGTACGTGGAGCAACCTTAAATCACACATGATAACTCACAGTGAAAAGAAACCTCAGGCATgtcttcagtgtggaaagagtttcagagaTAAACGTGGACTTGAGATACAcaagagaattcacactggagagaaaccttacatatgtcttcagtgtgaaaagagtttcgGAACAAAATATAAACTTAGAGCACACATgaggattcacactggagaaaaaccatTTACTTGTCAtctgtgtggaaagagtttcagagaTAAAAGTTATCTTAAGGACCACTTAAGAATTCACAATGGAGAGAAACCACATGCATGCCAtgagtgtgaaaagagttttaaaACTGCAGGTGACCTTAAAAAACATTTGAGGATTCACAcgggagagaaaccttacacttgtcaactatgtggaaagagtttcagaacAAAACCTAACATTAAAGCACACATGAGgattcacaccggagagaaaccgTTCACTTGTCATCACtgtgaaaagagttttaaaACTGCAGGTGACCTTAAAAAACATTCAAgaattcacaccggagagaaaccttacacttgtcaacagtgtggaaagagtttctctGTTGAAGGAAACCTTAAGATACATgaaagaattcacactggagagaaaccttacagaTGCCATGAGTGTGAAAAATGTTTCAGAAGTAAAGGCAACCTTACAACACACATGAACATTCACAAAGGAGAGAAACCTCACGTGTGTTTTCAGTGTGGAAAGTGTTTTAGTGTGGAGTGTCACCTTAAGAGACACATGATAACTCACAGTGAAAAGAAACCTCACGCATGTcttcagtgtgaaaagagtttcatAGATAAACGTGGACTTGAGATTCACATGATAACTCACAGTGAAAAGAAACCTCACGCATGTCTTCAGTGTGAAAAGAAATTCAGTACGAGGAGAAACCTTAAATCACACATGATAACTCACAGTGAAACGAAACCTCACGCATGTcttcagtgtgaaaagagtttcagaGATAAACATGGACTTGAGACTCACATGAGAAaacacactggagagaaaccttacatatGCTCTCAGTGTGAAAAGAGATTTGGTACGTGGAGCAACCTTAAATCACACATGATAACTCACAGTGAAAAGAAACCTCACGCATGTcctcagtgtgaaaagagtttcagaGATAAACATGGACTTGAGACtcacatgagaattcacactggagagaaaccttacatatgtcttcagtgtgaaaagagtttcagaCATAAATGTGGACTTAAGACtcacatgagaattcacactggataA